The Arachis hypogaea cultivar Tifrunner chromosome 19, arahy.Tifrunner.gnm2.J5K5, whole genome shotgun sequence genome has a window encoding:
- the LOC112775226 gene encoding leucine aminopeptidase → MAPVDPHSFTESTQPATTDIALTLYFDFPSSTIHASALFTLQTPHSGPFFLDTRSLTIHSALHADEAIPFSLSTTSDPIKGTLLTLTLSNHSSFILTFSTSPSSSALQWLLPPQTCNKTHPYVYTQCQAIHARSIFPSHDTPARRIRYSAILNIPSELSAVMAANHVTRRPPRDDDAASLASLNLNWCSQDRVVEEFVMEQPVPPYLFAFAVGQLGNREVGPRTRVYAEEGSAVLDSAAKEFEGTEEMIREGEKLFGEYDWERFDLLVLPPSFPYGGMENPKMVFLTPTVIKGDGSGAQVVAHELAHSWTGNLITNKTNEHFWLNEGFTTYAERRIVEAVQGEKRATLNVGIGWRGLNEEIERFKDNLEFTKLKNNQQGIDPDDVYSQVPYEKGFQFLFRIERQVGRSAFDEFLKKYIAKFKFQSIDTDTFLDFLKENIPGIEKQIDLVLWTEGTGIPSDAYEPELIVYKTIVSLANEAATGRMPGEDEVADWQGQEWELYLDNLPKSIEASQIVALDSRHKLSESKDYEVKVSFLQRAISCGCKEYYGEVEKTLKAVGRMKYLRPLYTALVKGSEEDKVFAKRVFSEARECYHPIAQSVVVSIFSKHM, encoded by the exons ATGGCACCTGTTGATCCTCACTCGTTCACTGAGTCAACTCAGCCAGCCACCACTGACATAGCTTTAACTCTGTACTTCGACTTCCCCTCCTCCACCATCCACGCCTCCGCACTCTTCACACTCCAAACCCCCCACTCCGGCCCCTTCTTCCTGGACACTCGCTCCCTCACCATCCACTCCGCCCTTCACGCCGACGAAGCCatccccttctccctctccaccACCTCTGACCCCATCAAGGGCACCCTCCTCACCCTCACGCTTTCCAACCACTCTTCCTTCATCCTCACCTTCTCCACCTCTCCTTCCTCCTCCGCACTCCAATGGCTCCTCCCTCCACAAACCTGCAACAAAACCCACCCTTACGTCTACACTCAGTGCCAAGCCATCCACGCGCGCTCTATCTTCCCCTCCCACGACACTCCTGCCCGAAGGATTCGCTACTCCGCCATCCTCAACATCCCTTCCGAGCTCTCCGCAGTCATGGCTGCAAACCACGTCACGCGCCGCCCTCCGCGTGACGACGACGCCGCCTCTCTCGCCTCATTGAACTTGAACTGGTGCAGCCAAGACCGCGTGGTGGAGGAGTTCGTGATGGAGCAGCCGGTGCCTCCTTACCTCTTTGCCTTCGCGGTTGGGCAGCTCGGGAACAGGGAGGTGGGACCCAGGACTAGGGTTTACGCGGAGGAGGGTTCGGCGGTGCTGGACTCGGCGGCGAAGGAGTTCGAAGGAACAGAGGAGATGATTAGGGAAGGAGAGAAGCTCTTTGGAGAATACGACTGGGAAAGGTTTGATCTTTTGGTGCTGCCGCCGAGTTTCCCTTACGGCGGAATGGAGAATCCAAAGATGGTGTTCTTAACTCCAACTGtgatcaaaggagatggcagtggTGCTCAGGTTGTGGCTCATGAACTTGCTCACAGTTGGACTGGTAACTTGATCACCAACAAGACCAACGAACATTTCTGGCTGAATGag GGTTTTACTACATATGCTGAGAGGAGGATTGTGGAGGCTGTGCAAGGAGAGAAAAGAGCTACACTGAATGTTGGGATTGGTTGGAGAGGTTTGAATGAGGAAATAGAGAGGTTCAAGGACAACTTGGAGTTCACAAAGCTTAAGAACAATCAACAAGGAATCGATCCTGATGATGTTTATTCCCAAGTTCCATATGAGAAAGGTTTCCAGTTCTTGTTTCGAATCGAACGGCAG GTTGGGAGATCTGCTTTTGATGAGTTTCTGAAGAAATACATTGCCAAGTTTAAGTTCCAATCGATTGATACCGACACATTCCTGGATTTCCTGAAGGAAAACATTCCTGGTATAGAGAAACAGATTGATCTGGTGCTGTGGACTGAAGGTACTGGGATCCCTTCTGATGCTTATGAACCCGAATTGATTGTATATAAAACGATTGTGTCGCTGGCGAATGAGGCTGCTACTGGGAGGATGCCGGGTGAGGATGAAGTTGCTGACTGGCAAGGTCAAGAGTGGGAGCTCTACTTGGACAACTTGCCCAAATCCATTGAAGCTTCTCAG ATCGTAGCCTTGGATTCGCGCCACAAGCTATCCGAATCGAAAGATTATGAGGTGAAGGTGTCGTTTCTACAACGGGCTATCTCGTGTGGATGCAAAGAATACTACGGCGAGGTGGAGAAGACATTGAAGGCAGTAGGGAGGATGAAGTATCTTCGTCCACTTTACACTGCCCTTGTGAAAGGAAGTGAAGAAGATAAAGTATTTGCAAAGAGGGTATTTTCAGAGGCGCGTGAGTGTTACCATCCAATTGCTCAAAGTGTTGTTGTGTCCATATTTAGCAAGCATATGTAG
- the LOC112779387 gene encoding casein kinase 1-like protein HD16 isoform X2, producing MKFDEEPNYSKLISLFNGIIDPNPALRPLNTDGALKVGQKRGRLNMEEEDDSQPKQKVRLGVPATQWISVYKARLPMKQRYHYNVTAARLAKHVERGIADGLLISCVSSCSNLWALIMDAGTGFTNQVYKLSPFFLHKEWIMEQWDKNYYITSIAGGNNGTSLVVMSKGTQYTQQSYKVSDSFPFKWINKKWKEGFHVTSMATAGSRWGVVMSRNAGFSDQVVELDFLYPSEGIHRRWDGGYRITATAATLDQSALILSIPRRKPGDETQEILRTSQFPSTHVKEKWSKNLYLACLCYGRTLC from the exons atgaaatttgatGAAGAACCCAACTATTCCAAGTTAATATCACTATTTAATGGAATAATTGACCCCAATCCAGCATTGCGGCCGCTTAATACTGACGGGGCGCTCA AGGTTGGACAAAAGCGGGGTAGACTGAATATGGAGGAAGAGGATGATTCACAGCCAAAGCAGAAGGTTCGATTAGGGGTTCCTGCTACACAATGGATTTCGGTTTACAAGGCAAGACTGCCCATGAAACAAAG GTATCATTACAATGTGACTGCTGCAAGACTAGCAAAGCATGTTGAGAGAGGAATTGCGGATGGCCTTCTTATTAGTTGTGTATCATCGTGTTCCAATCTCTGGGCACTTATTATGGATGCTGGAACTGGATTTACGAATCAAGTCTATAAGTTGTCACCTTTTTTCTTGCACAAG GAATGGATCATGGAGCAGTGGGATAAGAATTATTACATCACTTCTATTGCAGGGGGAAATAATGGAACCTCTCTTGTGGTGATGTCAAAAG GTACACAGTATACTCAACAATCATACAAAGTAAGTGATTCTTTCCCCTTCAAATGGATAAACAAGAAGTGGAAAGAAGGTTTTCATGTTACATCAATGGCTACTGCTGGAAGTCGCTGGGGTGTTGTTATGTCTCGCAATGCTGGATTCAGTGATCAG GTGGTTGAACTTGATTTTCTCTATCCAAGTGAGGGTATCCATCGACGTTGGGACGGTGGTTATAGAATTACCGCAACTGCTGCTACATTGGACCAATCTGCTCTAATATTAAGTATTCCGAGGCGCAAGCCAGGAGATGAAACTCAGGAAATTCTACGGACATCTCAATTTCCCAGCACACATGTTAAG GAGAAATGGTCAAAGAATCTTTATCTTGCTTGTTTGTGCTATGGGCGTACTCTATGCTGA
- the LOC112779387 gene encoding casein kinase 1-like protein HD16 isoform X1 yields MEEEDDSQPKQKVRLGVPATQWISVYKARLPMKQRYHYNVTAARLAKHVERGIADGLLISCVSSCSNLWALIMDAGTGFTNQVYKLSPFFLHKEWIMEQWDKNYYITSIAGGNNGTSLVVMSKGTQYTQQSYKVSDSFPFKWINKKWKEGFHVTSMATAGSRWGVVMSRNAGFSDQVVELDFLYPSEGIHRRWDGGYRITATAATLDQSALILSIPRRKPGDETQEILRTSQFPSTHVKEKWSKNLYLACLCYGRTLC; encoded by the exons ATGGAGGAAGAGGATGATTCACAGCCAAAGCAGAAGGTTCGATTAGGGGTTCCTGCTACACAATGGATTTCGGTTTACAAGGCAAGACTGCCCATGAAACAAAG GTATCATTACAATGTGACTGCTGCAAGACTAGCAAAGCATGTTGAGAGAGGAATTGCGGATGGCCTTCTTATTAGTTGTGTATCATCGTGTTCCAATCTCTGGGCACTTATTATGGATGCTGGAACTGGATTTACGAATCAAGTCTATAAGTTGTCACCTTTTTTCTTGCACAAG GAATGGATCATGGAGCAGTGGGATAAGAATTATTACATCACTTCTATTGCAGGGGGAAATAATGGAACCTCTCTTGTGGTGATGTCAAAAG GTACACAGTATACTCAACAATCATACAAAGTAAGTGATTCTTTCCCCTTCAAATGGATAAACAAGAAGTGGAAAGAAGGTTTTCATGTTACATCAATGGCTACTGCTGGAAGTCGCTGGGGTGTTGTTATGTCTCGCAATGCTGGATTCAGTGATCAG GTGGTTGAACTTGATTTTCTCTATCCAAGTGAGGGTATCCATCGACGTTGGGACGGTGGTTATAGAATTACCGCAACTGCTGCTACATTGGACCAATCTGCTCTAATATTAAGTATTCCGAGGCGCAAGCCAGGAGATGAAACTCAGGAAATTCTACGGACATCTCAATTTCCCAGCACACATGTTAAG GAGAAATGGTCAAAGAATCTTTATCTTGCTTGTTTGTGCTATGGGCGTACTCTATGCTGA
- the LOC112780145 gene encoding casein kinase 1-like protein HD16 produces MPELRSGVRRGRAAVGQKGSEPPAPARRNVKTRAPAAAAGVKGRPKTKAAAAAKKPVIVTSEAKAKEVKEKVFGVMGDDSGGLSANKGAAPEDNTPPFPERVQVGGSPMYKVDRKLGKGGFGQVFVGRRERATGPGAAEVALKFEHRNSKGCNYGPPYEWQVYNILGGSHGIPRVHYKGRQGEYYIMVMDMLGPSLWDVWNSSSQTMSAEMVSCIAVESLSILEKMHSKGYVHGDVKPENFLLGQPSTAQEKKLFLVDLGLATKWRDTSSGMHVDYDQRPDMFRGTVRYASVHAHLGRTASRRDDLESLAYTLIFLHKGRLPWQGYQGDTKSFLVCKKKMGTSPEMLCCFCPAPFRHFLEVVVNMKFDEEPNYSKLISLFNGILDPNPALRPLNTDGAQKVGQKRGRLNMEEEDDSQPKKKVRLGVPATQWISVYNARLPMKQRYHYNVADARLAQHVERGIADGLLISCVSSCSNLWALIMDAGTGFTNQVYKLSPFFLHKEWIMEQWDKNYYITSIAGGNNGTSLVVMSKGTQYTQQSYKVSDSFPFKWINKKWKEGFHVTSMATAGSRWGVVMSRNAGFSDQVVELDFLYPSEGIHRRWDGGYRITATAATLDQSALILSIPRRKPGDETQETLRTSQFPSTHVKEKWSKNLYLACLCYGRTVC; encoded by the exons ATGCCGGAGCTTCGTAGTGGAGTGCGACGTGGTCGCGCTGCGGTAGGCCAAAAGGGCTCGGAACCACCGGCACCGGCAAGGAGGAACGTGAAGACACGCGCTCCTGCTGCGGCGGCGGGGGTTAAGGGTAGGCCCAAGACAAAGGCGGCGGCAGCGGCGAAGAAGCCGGTGATCGTTACATCGGAAGCGAAGGCGAAAGAGGTTAAAGAAAAGGTTTTCGGCGTGATGGGTGATGATAGTGGTGGCTTGAGCGCCAACAAGGGTGCTGCACCCGAAGATAACACTCCCCCTTTTCCTGAGAGG GTTCAAGTTGGAGGATCACCTATGTACAAGGTTGACAGGAAACTGGGTAAAGGTGGATTTGGTCAGGTTTTTGTTGGCCGTCGTGAGCGTGCAACAGGCCCTGGAGCTGCCGAG GTGGCTCTGAAATTCGAACATAGGAACAGTAAAGGCTGTAACTATGGCCCTCCATATGAGTGGCAAGTTTACAA CATCCTTGGTGGTAGTCATGGAATACCTAGGGTACACTACAAAGGAAGACAAGGAGAATATTACATAATG GTTATGGACATGCTTGGTCCGAGTTTGTGGGATGTCTGGAATTCCTCAAGCCAGAC GATGTCTGCTGAAATGGTTTCATGCATAGCTGTTGAATCCTTATCAATACTCGAGAAGATGCACTCGAAGGG CTATGTGCATGGAGATGTAAAACCAGAGAACTTCTTACTAGGTCAGCCATCTACAGCACAAGAGAAGAAACTGTTTCTGGTAGACCTTGGATTAG CAACAAAGTGGCGAGACACCTCAAGTGGGATGCATGTTGATTATGATCAGCGTCCTGACATGTTTAG AGGGACTGTTCGATATGCTAGTGTTCATGCTCATTTGGGAAGAACTGCAAGTAGAAGGGATGATCTTGAATCTCTTGCATACACACTCATCTTCCTTCATAAAGGCCGGTTACCATGGCAAGGTTATCAG GGTGATACCAAGTCCTTCCTCGTTTGCAAAAAGAAGATGGGGACATCGCCTGAGATGCTTTGCTGCTTTtgccctgctccatttaggcactTTCTTGAGGTTGTAGTGAACATGAAATTTGATGAAGAACCCAACTATTCCAAGTTAATATCACTGTTTAATGGAATACTTGACCCGAATCCAGCATTGCGGCCACTTAATACTGACGGTGCTCAGAAG GTTGGACAAAAGCGGGGTAGACTGAATATGGAGGAAGAGGATGATTCACAGCCAAAGAAGAAGGTTCGATTAGGGGTTCCTGCTACACAATGGATTTCAGTTTACAATGCAAGACTGCCCATGAAACAAAG GTATCATTACAATGTGGCTGATGCAAGACTAGCACAGCATGTTGAGAGAGGAATTGCAGATGGCCTTCTTATTAGTTGTGTATCATCGTGTTCCAATCTCTGGGCACTTATTATGGATGCTGGAACTGGATTTACAAATCAAGTCTATAAGTTGTCACCCTTTTTCTTGCACAAG GAATGGATCATGGAGCAGTGGGATAAGAATTATTACATCACTTCTATTGCAGGGGGAAATAATGGAACCTCTCTTGTGGTGATGTCAAAAG GTACACAGTATACTCAACAATCATACAAAGTAAGTGATTCTTTCCCCTTCAAATGGATAAACAAGAAGTGGAAAGAAGGTTTTCATGTCACATCAATGGCTACTGCTGGAAGTCGCTGGGGTGTTGTTATGTCTCGCAATGCTGGATTCAGTGATCAG GTGGTTGAACTTGATTTTCTCTATCCAAGTGAGGGTATCCATCGACGTTGGGACGGTGGTTATAGAATTACCGCAACTGCTGCTACATTGGACCAATCTGCTCTAATATTAAGTATTCCGAGGCGCAAGCCAGGAGATGAAACTCAGGAAACTCTACGGACATCTCAATTTCCCAGCACACATGTTAAG GAGAAATGGTCAAAGAATCTTTATCTTGCTTGTTTGTGCTATGGGCGTACTGTATGCTGA